A window of the Desulforapulum autotrophicum HRM2 genome harbors these coding sequences:
- a CDS encoding DUF6951 family protein yields MGKDSTTEVDVFAGICGFTTTIKIKPEPGYMARLSIESQCPNYKKVAAALGTEPLNVMDELFKKGQSKVLGACKVNIPHVSCPVPAAILKALEVGVGLALPSDPKITFKS; encoded by the coding sequence ATGGGTAAGGATTCAACGACTGAAGTGGATGTTTTTGCAGGAATTTGCGGTTTTACAACAACCATAAAAATAAAACCGGAGCCGGGATACATGGCAAGGCTTTCTATTGAAAGCCAGTGCCCGAACTACAAGAAAGTGGCTGCGGCCCTTGGGACAGAACCGTTGAATGTGATGGACGAGCTGTTTAAAAAAGGGCAGTCAAAGGTGCTTGGGGCATGCAAGGTCAATATTCCCCATGTGTCATGTCCTGTGCCGGCAGCCATTCTCAAGGCCCTGGAGGTGGGGGTGGGGCTGGCATTGCCCAGTGATCCAAAGATTACCTTTAAAAGCTGA
- a CDS encoding proton-conducting transporter transmembrane domain-containing protein has translation MVLFAGAMIVFLAGAVFLPFLGRSKRANTAGALFALAGSVMAMAASIDAITRDGFDLVLPWKFLLGSLHLRMDPLSGFFGLVICLVSGFSAIYGARYMDAYAGKKHLGIAWSLYLILTASMMLVITAWNGVLFLIAWEIMSVSSFLLVIFEFQRPGVLKAGWIYLVATHLGTALLLVMFMVMGKNNAYDFNLVQASSTGASLVFILAVIGFGTKAGLLPFHVWLPEAHPAAPSHVSAVMSAAMIKTGIYGIIRICMLIGPPKASWGWTLIIIGAMTGIFGVMSALAQQDIKRLLAYSSVENMGIICIGLGLGFLALSTGHPFIGALGISGGMLHVLNHALFKSLLFFGAGSVLHSTHTRDMEKMGGLMKSMPVTGTTFVIASAAVCALPPLNGFISEFLIYFGAFSSLYASKGTFSVLAGILVIVSLALIGGLALACFSKAAGIVFSGHPRSSEARDAHESPLAMGIPMIVLAGLCLLVGIFSPLVIDFFQPVFETVINSLGSTGFARLKSAAIPLTMISRAGLIILATILLLAGLRRYLLKNRTIHTTGTWDCGYTAPTARMQYTASSFADPITGMFGAILGSRKDLKADTSLFPIFLSIKTRSTDLFMYLLYRPVFHAIAWVALRFHFLQRGYNQLYILYIVITLLVLLLWQV, from the coding sequence ATGGTACTATTTGCAGGAGCAATGATTGTCTTTCTGGCCGGGGCCGTTTTCCTGCCGTTTCTGGGCCGCAGCAAAAGGGCAAATACGGCAGGGGCCCTGTTTGCATTGGCAGGTTCCGTCATGGCCATGGCCGCAAGTATTGATGCCATCACCAGGGATGGATTTGACCTTGTTCTCCCCTGGAAATTTCTGTTGGGATCTCTCCATTTAAGAATGGATCCGCTGTCCGGTTTTTTTGGTCTGGTTATTTGCCTGGTGTCAGGGTTTTCCGCCATATATGGCGCACGGTATATGGATGCCTATGCAGGCAAAAAGCATCTGGGTATTGCCTGGTCCCTCTATCTAATTCTGACGGCCAGCATGATGCTGGTCATAACAGCATGGAACGGCGTGCTTTTCCTGATCGCCTGGGAAATCATGTCTGTTTCCTCTTTTCTCCTCGTTATCTTTGAATTCCAACGACCCGGGGTGCTCAAGGCCGGATGGATATATCTTGTCGCCACCCACCTTGGAACGGCCCTGCTGCTTGTGATGTTCATGGTCATGGGGAAAAACAACGCCTATGATTTTAACCTGGTGCAGGCTTCAAGCACGGGGGCTTCCCTGGTTTTTATCCTGGCCGTCATCGGTTTTGGAACAAAAGCAGGCTTGCTGCCCTTCCATGTCTGGCTGCCCGAAGCCCACCCGGCTGCCCCCTCCCATGTCTCCGCCGTGATGAGTGCAGCAATGATAAAAACAGGGATTTACGGCATTATCCGTATCTGCATGCTCATTGGCCCCCCAAAAGCGTCCTGGGGATGGACATTGATCATTATAGGCGCTATGACCGGAATTTTCGGCGTAATGTCGGCCCTGGCCCAGCAGGACATCAAACGACTACTGGCATATTCCAGCGTTGAAAACATGGGAATCATATGCATTGGCCTAGGACTCGGTTTCCTGGCTTTGAGCACAGGTCACCCGTTCATCGGCGCCCTTGGCATTTCAGGAGGGATGCTGCATGTGTTGAACCATGCCCTGTTTAAAAGCCTTTTATTCTTTGGGGCCGGTTCCGTGCTCCATTCCACCCATACCCGGGACATGGAAAAAATGGGGGGACTCATGAAATCCATGCCCGTCACTGGGACCACCTTTGTAATCGCTTCGGCAGCCGTTTGTGCCCTGCCGCCGTTGAACGGCTTTATCAGCGAATTCCTCATCTATTTTGGTGCCTTTTCTTCCCTGTACGCAAGTAAAGGCACCTTCAGTGTCCTGGCAGGTATTCTCGTCATCGTCTCCCTTGCCCTTATCGGTGGACTTGCCCTTGCCTGCTTTTCAAAGGCCGCAGGAATTGTTTTCTCAGGGCACCCCCGGTCTTCTGAAGCCCGTGATGCCCATGAATCACCCCTTGCCATGGGTATTCCCATGATCGTTCTTGCAGGCCTCTGTCTTCTGGTCGGAATATTCAGCCCCCTTGTCATTGACTTTTTTCAACCTGTCTTTGAAACCGTAATCAACAGCCTTGGGTCAACAGGATTCGCCCGCCTGAAATCTGCTGCCATCCCCCTTACCATGATCAGTAGAGCAGGCCTGATCATCCTGGCCACCATACTTTTACTTGCCGGCCTTCGCCGGTATCTTTTAAAAAACAGGACCATTCATACAACCGGCACCTGGGATTGCGGATATACCGCACCAACCGCCCGGATGCAATACACGGCCTCCTCGTTTGCAGACCCGATCACCGGCATGTTTGGCGCGATCCTCGGGTCCCGGAAAGATTTAAAAGCCGACACCTCCCTGTTCCCCATTTTTTTGTCCATAAAGACCCGCTCAACAGACCTCTTTATGTACCTGTTATATCGACCCGTATTCCATGCCATAGCATGGGTGGCTTTAAGGTTTCATTTTCTTCAGCGGGGATATAACCAGCTTTACATCCTTTATATTGTTATAACGCTGCTGGTATTGCTGCTCTGGCAAGTTTGA
- a CDS encoding uroporphyrinogen decarboxylase family protein has translation MEKNFEEDAPGKINATLNNIPLFPVPKGEVWLGTDLLKQAGFTDSLENHFSMADRLGQEMVCLPVTDNTISKPSLGYRYFECADLKKAVQIGGRFIAAVVDGPFQELVNSMGLMNVLMGWARDRSQIIKAYEKEQTRILDLISQCLDMGVQGIILTDDLAADQGPMISPKDIEMLCTRFYRESVNNIHNAGLPVFLHSCGKIKQLTKLIRSWQIDGLAAVQHSINNLPELRDLMGPNHVIMAGIDAPLLATELSEEMVLEFTDMLKAMTPGGCFILSSSCGLYSGDFLDRIKKIYTLADHVTPLHSDQPGVRHI, from the coding sequence ATGGAAAAAAACTTTGAAGAAGATGCTCCGGGCAAAATAAACGCCACATTAAATAATATCCCTTTGTTTCCTGTTCCAAAAGGAGAAGTCTGGCTTGGAACCGATCTTCTGAAACAGGCCGGATTTACAGATAGCCTTGAAAATCATTTTTCCATGGCCGACCGGCTGGGGCAGGAGATGGTCTGCCTTCCTGTCACGGATAACACCATTAGCAAACCGTCTCTGGGGTATCGCTACTTTGAATGTGCCGATCTTAAAAAAGCTGTCCAAATCGGCGGCCGGTTTATTGCCGCCGTGGTTGACGGGCCATTCCAGGAACTGGTCAACAGTATGGGGCTGATGAATGTCCTCATGGGCTGGGCCCGGGACCGCAGTCAGATCATCAAAGCCTATGAAAAGGAACAAACAAGAATTCTTGATCTCATTTCTCAATGTCTTGACATGGGCGTACAGGGCATCATCCTCACAGATGATCTTGCAGCAGATCAGGGCCCCATGATCTCGCCTAAAGATATTGAAATGCTGTGTACAAGATTTTACAGGGAATCTGTCAATAACATTCATAACGCTGGACTGCCTGTTTTTTTACATTCCTGTGGCAAAATCAAGCAATTAACAAAACTTATTCGTTCCTGGCAGATTGACGGCCTTGCCGCAGTGCAGCACAGTATCAATAATCTCCCGGAGCTGAGGGACCTCATGGGTCCCAACCATGTTATCATGGCTGGGATTGATGCACCGCTTCTGGCAACTGAGCTTTCTGAAGAAATGGTTTTAGAATTCACAGATATGTTAAAGGCCATGACACCCGGAGGCTGTTTTATTTTAAGTTCTTCCTGCGGCTTGTACAGCGGTGATTTTCTGGACCGGATAAAAAAAATATATACCCTGGCAGACCATGTGACCCCTTTGCACTCCGATCAGCCTGGAGTGCGGCATATTTGA
- a CDS encoding NADH-quinone oxidoreductase subunit K, with product MTSTFNFLVILLILLNFRLLSSSRLTPCIHILMMQAVILTCVTWLTHQSNMDIRLMILLGVNIALKAIAMPWMLSRVAHKTAISRELDPIVGYTASLIIGAFLLGFSVLISRPLYLSHTVVETLFLPVSLFTMFSGLFMTIARKKAITQVLGYMVMENGIYTFGMAMAIQEPFIVELSVLLDVFVAVLIMGVAIFHISREFDHMDTDRLSVLRDL from the coding sequence ATGACCTCAACATTTAACTTCCTGGTTATTCTCTTGATACTTCTCAATTTCAGGCTGCTCAGTTCAAGCCGCCTGACCCCGTGCATTCATATCCTCATGATGCAGGCGGTGATATTGACCTGTGTCACCTGGCTGACCCATCAGAGTAACATGGACATACGTCTGATGATCCTGCTTGGCGTCAATATTGCCTTAAAAGCAATAGCGATGCCATGGATGCTGAGCCGTGTTGCCCATAAAACGGCTATTTCACGGGAACTTGATCCCATTGTGGGATACACGGCATCCCTTATTATCGGAGCATTCCTGCTGGGTTTCAGCGTCTTGATTTCACGACCGCTTTACCTTTCCCATACGGTCGTTGAAACCTTATTCCTTCCGGTGTCCCTGTTCACCATGTTTTCCGGACTGTTTATGACCATTGCCAGGAAAAAGGCCATCACCCAGGTGCTTGGCTATATGGTAATGGAAAACGGCATCTATACCTTTGGCATGGCCATGGCCATCCAGGAACCCTTTATTGTGGAATTAAGTGTTCTGCTGGATGTTTTTGTGGCGGTTCTGATCATGGGTGTTGCTATTTTTCATATCAGCCGGGAATTTGATCATATGGATACGGATCGGCTGTCTGTTTTGAGGGATTTATGA
- a CDS encoding DEAD/DEAH box helicase: protein MIDNLGTMGYHRMTPVQAGGLPHVLKGEDLLAQAKTGSGKTAAFGIGLLHNLNVKRFRVQVLVMCPTRELPHSHRNGRGSQGP from the coding sequence ATGATCGATAACCTGGGGACTATGGGGTACCACAGGATGACTCCAGTCCAGGCCGGGGGGTTGCCCCATGTGCTCAAGGGGGAGGACCTGCTGGCCCAGGCCAAGACCGGAAGCGGGAAGACAGCGGCGTTTGGCATTGGCTTGTTGCATAACCTGAACGTGAAACGTTTCAGGGTCCAGGTCCTGGTGATGTGTCCGACCCGGGAGCTGCCCCATTCTCATCGCAACGGACGTGGCAGCCAGGGGCCTTGA
- a CDS encoding proton-conducting transporter transmembrane domain-containing protein, whose translation MMIWLILLVPAAAGLICFLSRSRSLCRYLLCVAAVFHSLLVGWQWFNHGSALQSAWIGLDDAGLLFLSITSLLFLGSSVYTFGYLKAEAQGHRRDMEENILFKNSNDAVFTGCLLFFLSTMSLVTVSRHLGLMWVAIEATTLSSAPLIYYHRHHRSLEAVWKYLLICSIGIALAMLGNFFIVVAGSNINATGSLLSLDTLMANATRLNPTWLKAAFVLCLVGYGTKMGLAPMHNWLPDAHSEAPSSVSALLSGALLNCAFLVLLRIHVVMTAAGLGQTSGRLFMILGLISLVIAAIFIIGQKDFKRMLAYSSVEHMGIIALGIGVGGIGISGSIFHAVNHSLIKGMLFMTAGNLMTSYQTKDIAGVSGLIYTRPVTAILWLAGTVAIIGSPPFGIFLSELTILGAMVDKARYGVAAVYLLTLGIIFAALSAKVLPMVFSQPPGQTDPKNTSPTDPEPAWSIAPLAVFGILSLILGIYMPPWLAKVLDGITLYVGGQ comes from the coding sequence ATGATGATATGGCTCATCCTTCTGGTTCCGGCTGCTGCCGGCCTCATCTGTTTTCTATCGCGCAGCAGAAGCCTGTGTCGGTATCTGCTCTGTGTGGCTGCTGTTTTCCATTCCCTGCTGGTTGGATGGCAATGGTTCAACCATGGTAGTGCGCTGCAGTCTGCCTGGATCGGCCTGGATGACGCCGGTCTCCTGTTCCTTTCCATTACAAGCCTGCTGTTCCTGGGGTCATCGGTTTATACCTTTGGGTATTTGAAAGCCGAAGCCCAGGGGCACAGGCGGGATATGGAAGAAAATATTTTATTCAAAAACAGCAACGACGCCGTATTCACCGGTTGCCTGCTTTTTTTCCTGTCCACCATGTCCCTTGTAACGGTCAGCCGGCACCTGGGGCTCATGTGGGTGGCAATTGAGGCGACCACGCTTTCCAGCGCGCCATTGATCTATTACCATCGACACCACCGCAGCCTCGAAGCTGTCTGGAAATACCTTCTGATCTGCTCCATTGGAATCGCCCTTGCCATGCTGGGAAATTTCTTTATTGTTGTTGCCGGATCCAATATCAACGCCACAGGGAGTCTTTTATCCCTGGACACGCTTATGGCAAATGCCACCCGCCTCAATCCCACATGGCTCAAGGCCGCCTTTGTCCTCTGTCTTGTGGGGTACGGCACTAAAATGGGGCTTGCCCCCATGCACAACTGGCTGCCCGATGCCCACAGCGAGGCTCCTTCTTCGGTTTCAGCCCTGCTTTCCGGAGCGCTCTTAAACTGTGCCTTTCTGGTGCTGTTGAGAATCCATGTGGTCATGACCGCAGCCGGTCTCGGCCAGACCAGCGGCCGGCTTTTCATGATCCTGGGTCTGATATCCCTGGTGATTGCTGCGATCTTCATCATTGGCCAAAAAGACTTCAAACGGATGCTGGCCTATTCCAGTGTGGAACATATGGGGATCATCGCACTTGGCATCGGGGTTGGAGGAATTGGAATCTCCGGCAGCATATTCCATGCCGTCAACCATTCCCTGATCAAGGGCATGCTGTTCATGACAGCAGGGAATCTGATGACATCCTACCAGACCAAAGATATTGCCGGTGTAAGCGGACTTATCTATACCCGACCTGTAACTGCAATACTCTGGCTTGCAGGAACCGTCGCCATCATCGGGTCTCCCCCCTTTGGCATCTTTTTAAGTGAGCTGACAATCCTGGGCGCCATGGTCGACAAAGCCCGCTACGGGGTCGCTGCTGTTTATCTTTTGACCCTGGGAATTATCTTTGCCGCCCTGTCGGCAAAAGTACTGCCCATGGTATTTTCACAACCACCCGGGCAAACCGATCCGAAAAACACCTCCCCGACAGATCCGGAACCTGCCTGGTCCATTGCGCCCCTTGCCGTTTTCGGCATTCTTTCCCTTATCCTGGGGATCTACATGCCCCCATGGCTGGCAAAGGTCCTTGACGGAATCACCCTGTATGTTGGAGGACAATAA
- a CDS encoding ASKHA domain-containing protein, translated as MKIEVDFQPIGKHVEIDSGTTILEAAQEAGVGISAICGGAGSCGACRVRLDDQEHVSKPNETEIKVLDSDDLASGIRLACQTEIYGPTRVDVPPESMTATQRTQVEGEEISFEFESPIKILDLTLTKAEAIDLQADFERLSAAVLTNNGSTLHCRRMNVLKQIPGLLRGNKWKIQVGLRGDELVSVSAPGTPLLGMAVDIGTTKVAGYLVDMASGKTLALKGIMNPQIAYGEDVMARITYSLMHENGSDVLQKAIIHALNELAVDLCALAGAGDDTDAPVYLPTQIVESVMVGNTAMHHLLLGLPVEQLGLSPYVAAVSSPLDVKADEIDLAFSPGATVHLLANIAGFVGADHLSMLLATDTHKKKGVVISLDIGTNTEITLVAHGRMIACSTASGPAFEGAHIHDGMRAADGAIERVQIVDNKLAFQTIGHTAPVGICGSGILDAIAQLKLCGAMNEKGALDVKHPLVRKGEKLPEVLLAAAAITGNGHDIVLTRSDINEIQLAKGAMRAGIELLLDAAGVTAADVDEFIIAGAFGSYISVEAAVGIGMFPDIPIDRFRQVGNAAGIGAKQALLSTTRRAEAAGIADRVEYLELTVSEQFQAQFLKALYM; from the coding sequence ATGAAAATTGAAGTTGACTTTCAACCCATCGGAAAACATGTGGAAATTGATTCAGGCACAACGATTTTAGAAGCGGCCCAGGAGGCAGGAGTCGGTATTTCAGCTATTTGCGGTGGTGCGGGATCCTGTGGCGCCTGTCGGGTTCGTCTGGATGATCAAGAGCATGTGAGTAAACCCAACGAGACTGAAATCAAAGTTCTTGATTCCGATGACCTGGCTTCGGGTATACGGTTGGCCTGTCAAACTGAAATTTATGGCCCCACCCGGGTGGATGTCCCCCCCGAGTCCATGACGGCAACCCAGCGCACCCAGGTGGAGGGAGAAGAAATCAGTTTTGAATTTGAATCGCCCATCAAGATTCTGGATTTGACCTTGACTAAAGCCGAGGCCATTGATCTGCAGGCGGATTTTGAGAGACTCAGCGCTGCTGTTTTGACAAACAACGGGTCTACCCTGCATTGTCGTAGAATGAATGTCCTCAAACAAATTCCCGGCCTTTTACGTGGAAATAAATGGAAAATCCAGGTGGGACTGCGCGGTGACGAACTGGTCAGTGTCAGTGCACCCGGAACCCCTTTGCTGGGGATGGCCGTGGACATCGGCACCACCAAGGTGGCCGGGTATCTGGTGGATATGGCCAGCGGTAAAACCCTTGCCCTGAAAGGAATCATGAACCCCCAGATTGCCTACGGTGAAGACGTGATGGCCCGGATCACCTATTCTTTAATGCATGAGAACGGATCGGATGTTTTGCAAAAAGCCATCATCCATGCGTTGAATGAACTGGCTGTTGATCTCTGCGCCCTGGCCGGAGCAGGGGACGATACCGATGCACCGGTTTATCTGCCGACCCAGATTGTGGAATCGGTCATGGTGGGTAATACCGCCATGCATCACCTGCTGCTGGGCCTGCCGGTGGAACAGTTGGGCCTTTCACCGTATGTGGCGGCGGTATCGTCACCGCTGGATGTAAAGGCGGATGAAATTGACCTGGCTTTTTCACCCGGTGCCACTGTTCATCTGCTGGCCAATATCGCTGGCTTTGTCGGGGCCGATCATCTTTCCATGCTTCTTGCCACGGATACCCATAAGAAAAAAGGGGTGGTGATCAGCCTGGATATCGGCACGAATACGGAAATAACCCTTGTGGCCCATGGTCGCATGATTGCCTGCTCAACCGCTTCGGGACCGGCTTTTGAAGGGGCCCATATCCACGATGGCATGCGGGCTGCGGACGGCGCCATTGAACGGGTTCAGATTGTCGACAACAAGCTGGCCTTCCAAACCATTGGCCATACGGCGCCTGTGGGAATCTGCGGCTCGGGTATTCTGGATGCCATTGCCCAGCTCAAGCTCTGCGGGGCAATGAACGAAAAGGGTGCCCTGGATGTCAAGCATCCCCTGGTCCGCAAGGGTGAAAAATTACCCGAAGTGCTTTTAGCCGCCGCTGCCATAACCGGAAACGGTCATGATATTGTTCTGACCCGCAGTGATATCAATGAAATTCAGTTGGCCAAAGGTGCCATGCGGGCGGGTATTGAACTGCTGCTGGATGCGGCAGGTGTCACGGCAGCCGATGTTGATGAATTTATTATTGCTGGAGCCTTTGGTTCTTACATCAGTGTGGAAGCTGCCGTTGGCATAGGCATGTTTCCCGATATTCCCATAGATCGGTTCCGTCAGGTGGGAAATGCCGCCGGGATTGGCGCCAAACAGGCCCTTTTGTCTACCACACGCCGGGCAGAAGCTGCCGGCATCGCCGATCGGGTCGAGTACCTTGAACTCACTGTCAGTGAGCAATTTCAGGCACAATTTTTAAAGGCCCTGTATATGTAA
- the nuoB gene encoding NADH-quinone oxidoreductase subunit NuoB, which yields MFDIIRTRFQQKYRTLSWPRGPAPELPHRYAGRPIMDGDCLENCTACIDACPTGAISLSNNQNPALPAELSMDLGKCLFCRKCETVCTHGVITFSRQSRMAATQRDALIIKKNSPGFTEPLTKKAPAIFKKSLKLRQVCAGGCNACEADTNVLGTIGWDLARFGIDFVASPRHADGLLVTGPVTRNMETALKKTYDALPSPKIVIATGACAISGGPYAGHAQQHNGVDAILPVDLYIPGCPPHPFTILEALLCYLGKI from the coding sequence ATGTTTGATATCATAAGAACACGCTTTCAACAGAAATATCGAACCCTGTCATGGCCCCGGGGCCCTGCCCCAGAACTGCCCCATCGCTATGCAGGACGACCGATAATGGATGGCGACTGTCTTGAAAATTGCACCGCCTGTATCGACGCCTGCCCCACCGGGGCGATTTCCCTGTCCAACAACCAAAACCCAGCGCTACCGGCAGAGTTGTCCATGGATCTTGGCAAATGCCTTTTCTGCCGTAAATGTGAAACCGTGTGCACCCATGGGGTTATCACCTTTTCACGACAGTCCAGGATGGCTGCAACCCAAAGGGATGCCCTTATCATTAAAAAAAACAGCCCCGGGTTTACCGAACCCCTGACGAAAAAAGCCCCGGCAATTTTCAAAAAATCACTGAAACTTCGCCAGGTCTGTGCAGGCGGATGCAATGCCTGTGAAGCAGACACCAATGTTCTGGGGACAATCGGATGGGATTTAGCAAGGTTTGGAATTGACTTTGTTGCTTCACCAAGGCATGCAGACGGCCTTTTGGTAACAGGCCCTGTAACCCGCAACATGGAAACTGCCCTGAAAAAAACCTATGATGCCCTTCCCTCACCCAAGATCGTCATTGCCACCGGTGCCTGTGCCATATCCGGAGGACCCTATGCCGGTCATGCACAGCAGCATAATGGCGTGGACGCCATACTCCCCGTTGACCTCTACATTCCAGGATGCCCCCCCCATCCCTTCACCATCCTTGAAGCCCTGCTCTGCTATCTGGGTAAAATTTAG
- a CDS encoding hydrogenase large subunit, producing MGNSPKKSLTLSDWTAIDYNDCPVVSMADFRTTILDDVRNNYRICSFFGTPNPEEKIRLICVLANDDAGSVEVVAADTDPAFQSLTPDCPQVQAFEREIYEQWNVLPQGHPWLKSVRSHPPVVAAHGKAAHAGTTDFFSIDGEEAHEVAVGPVHAGIIEPGHFRFQCHGETVYHLEISLGYQHRGVEPALKDGPDKRTLHYFETLAGDTSIGHGTAGCCMIEALAGIDVPPRGQAIRAIAAELERIANHIGDLGAISGDVGFLPTMSYCGRIRGDALNLTAMICGNRFGRGLVIPGGTAWDITHAQTGELLRRLDEIHADAHSAIELMLNTPSVLARLENTGQVPTQTAREIGLVGLAARASGLKQDVRTSHPYENYRLTPLPVITRKTGDCLARAQIRWGEIQASFKFIRTLLADLPGGEVANLWEGKLPPQKMATILVEGWRGEICHTAATDSAGKFSFYKIVDPSFHNWFGVSLALRNQQISDFPLCNKSFNLSYCGHDL from the coding sequence ATGGGGAATTCCCCAAAAAAAAGTTTAACGCTTTCCGATTGGACAGCGATTGACTACAACGACTGCCCGGTTGTCAGTATGGCTGATTTTCGCACCACCATCCTTGATGATGTCCGGAACAATTACCGCATCTGCTCATTCTTCGGTACTCCCAACCCAGAGGAAAAGATCCGGCTGATCTGCGTACTGGCAAACGATGATGCAGGCTCAGTGGAGGTGGTTGCAGCAGATACTGATCCTGCCTTTCAAAGTTTGACACCCGACTGCCCCCAGGTCCAGGCATTTGAGCGTGAAATCTACGAGCAATGGAATGTCCTGCCCCAGGGACATCCCTGGCTCAAGTCAGTCCGGTCCCACCCTCCAGTAGTCGCTGCCCATGGCAAAGCTGCCCATGCAGGTACAACAGATTTTTTCAGCATCGATGGAGAAGAAGCCCATGAGGTGGCGGTGGGCCCTGTCCATGCCGGCATCATAGAACCTGGACATTTCAGATTCCAATGCCATGGCGAGACCGTTTATCATCTGGAAATCAGCCTGGGATACCAGCATCGGGGGGTTGAACCGGCCCTTAAAGACGGGCCCGACAAACGGACGCTCCATTATTTTGAAACCCTTGCCGGCGATACCTCCATTGGCCATGGAACGGCAGGCTGCTGCATGATTGAGGCCCTTGCAGGTATAGACGTCCCGCCAAGGGGCCAGGCCATACGGGCAATTGCCGCTGAGCTGGAACGGATTGCCAACCATATCGGTGACCTGGGTGCCATTTCAGGCGATGTGGGGTTTTTACCGACCATGAGCTATTGCGGACGCATCCGGGGCGATGCCCTCAACCTGACCGCCATGATCTGCGGCAACCGATTTGGACGGGGCCTTGTCATCCCGGGCGGAACCGCATGGGACATCACCCACGCACAAACCGGGGAGTTGCTCAGACGACTGGATGAAATCCATGCAGATGCCCATTCAGCCATTGAACTGATGCTCAACACACCCTCGGTGCTTGCCCGTCTTGAAAACACAGGACAGGTTCCCACCCAGACAGCCCGGGAAATTGGCCTTGTGGGACTCGCGGCCAGGGCATCCGGACTGAAACAGGATGTCAGAACCAGCCATCCCTACGAAAACTACCGCCTTACCCCACTGCCCGTGATAACCAGGAAAACAGGGGATTGCCTTGCCCGTGCCCAGATCCGGTGGGGTGAGATTCAGGCGAGTTTTAAATTCATCCGCACGCTGCTTGCCGACCTGCCTGGCGGGGAAGTTGCCAACCTATGGGAGGGGAAACTTCCCCCCCAAAAAATGGCCACTATTCTCGTGGAAGGATGGCGGGGAGAAATCTGCCACACGGCTGCCACGGACAGCGCTGGGAAATTTTCATTTTATAAAATTGTTGATCCCTCCTTCCATAACTGGTTCGGCGTTTCCCTGGCCCTGCGCAACCAGCAGATCAGCGACTTCCCCCTGTGCAACAAGAGCTTTAACCTCTCCTATTGCGGTCATGATCTCTAA
- a CDS encoding respiratory chain complex I subunit 1 family protein, with the protein MRFITIIHVLSALMLSPVIPGIINKVKALFAGRKGKPVLQMYYDLGKLLRKGSVYSRTTTWIFKASPLISTAAGVVGVMLVPLGNGSNLLTFQGDMILVVYLFGFSKFATVMAALDTGSAFEGMGASREVQFSMLAEPAMLLGLCALSALSGETSLNTMFTSLQTGTRPILAAAIFIVLLAENSRIPFDDPNTHLELTMVHEAMILDHSGPDLALIEYGATLKFWIYASLTASLLVPPGISGEGSSLVAGLIALFLVAVAVGIVESIMARLRLIRVPQLLVGATILSLISLILIIR; encoded by the coding sequence ATGCGATTTATCACTATCATTCACGTCCTTTCCGCCCTGATGTTGTCCCCTGTGATTCCTGGAATCATAAACAAAGTAAAGGCCCTGTTTGCAGGAAGAAAAGGAAAGCCTGTCCTGCAAATGTATTATGATCTGGGAAAATTATTAAGAAAAGGGAGCGTTTACAGCAGAACCACCACCTGGATATTCAAGGCCTCTCCACTGATCAGCACGGCAGCGGGTGTCGTCGGTGTCATGCTTGTTCCCCTGGGCAATGGATCCAACCTTCTGACCTTTCAAGGGGATATGATTCTGGTGGTCTATCTGTTCGGTTTTTCAAAGTTTGCCACGGTAATGGCAGCCCTTGACACTGGGTCTGCATTTGAAGGCATGGGCGCAAGCCGTGAGGTCCAGTTCTCCATGCTGGCGGAACCCGCCATGCTGCTGGGACTCTGTGCCCTGAGTGCATTGAGCGGGGAAACCTCCCTGAACACCATGTTTACCTCCCTGCAGACAGGAACCCGCCCGATTCTGGCAGCCGCCATATTCATCGTACTCCTTGCAGAAAATTCAAGAATTCCCTTTGATGACCCCAATACCCACCTGGAACTGACCATGGTCCATGAAGCCATGATCCTTGATCACAGCGGACCTGATCTTGCCCTGATAGAATATGGTGCCACCCTCAAGTTCTGGATTTATGCCTCCCTGACAGCCAGTCTCCTGGTTCCGCCAGGAATTTCCGGAGAAGGCAGTTCCCTGGTTGCAGGCCTGATCGCCCTGTTTCTTGTGGCGGTGGCAGTGGGAATTGTTGAATCAATCATGGCAAGACTGAGACTTATTCGGGTTCCTCAACTTCTGGTCGGGGCAACAATTTTATCATTGATCAGCCTGATTCTTATTATAAGGTAA